The Fulvivirga ligni genome window below encodes:
- the aroQ gene encoding type II 3-dehydroquinate dehydratase produces the protein MKILIINGPNLNLLGKREPEVYGSQDFESFFSKLKSKFSEYTLEYYQSNVEGELVNKLHEVGFEYDGIILNAGAYTHTSIALSDAIAGITTPVIEVHISNIYAREEFRHKSIISKECIGMISGLGLEGYLLALTYLLNKKKTS, from the coding sequence ATGAAAATACTCATCATAAACGGGCCTAACCTCAATCTACTAGGCAAAAGAGAGCCCGAAGTGTATGGCAGCCAGGATTTTGAAAGTTTCTTCAGCAAACTCAAGTCTAAATTCAGTGAGTACACACTGGAGTATTATCAGTCTAATGTGGAAGGTGAGTTAGTAAATAAGCTTCATGAAGTAGGGTTTGAGTATGATGGCATTATTCTCAACGCAGGTGCTTACACTCACACCTCTATAGCCCTTTCAGATGCTATAGCTGGTATTACCACACCAGTAATAGAGGTGCACATTTCTAATATCTACGCCCGAGAAGAATTCAGACATAAAAGCATTATCAGCAAAGAGTGCATTGGTATGATTTCAGGCCTTGGTCTTGAAGGATACCTGCTTGCCTTAACTTACCTTCTCAATAAAAAGAAAACATCATGA
- a CDS encoding LolA family protein, translating to MKKISFILMFSLFGIVAFAQQDPKAKQVLDAMSAKMKKTPAYSADITSSMVNKVDGINEEFGGKITVKSDMYKLEMDDQVVINNGSTVWTYLPDVNEVNIDNYSPDEDEISPSKIYDAYKSGYKYMFVSETTVGGEAVSEIDLVPNDKDAQFFKIKLYITKNDKNLKSWTMFDKSGNQYQYTIKNFKSNISPKDSFFAFDTAKYPGVEVIDLR from the coding sequence ATGAAAAAGATTTCTTTCATCCTTATGTTTTCACTTTTTGGAATAGTGGCTTTTGCACAGCAAGATCCTAAAGCTAAGCAAGTGCTTGATGCCATGAGCGCCAAAATGAAAAAGACTCCTGCATACAGTGCAGACATTACTTCATCCATGGTAAATAAAGTGGATGGTATTAATGAGGAGTTTGGAGGTAAGATCACTGTAAAAAGTGACATGTATAAGCTTGAAATGGATGATCAGGTAGTGATTAATAACGGATCTACCGTTTGGACCTATCTTCCTGATGTGAATGAGGTGAATATTGATAACTACAGCCCCGATGAGGACGAAATTTCACCTTCAAAAATCTATGATGCCTATAAAAGCGGCTACAAATATATGTTTGTAAGTGAAACCACAGTAGGTGGAGAGGCAGTTTCTGAGATAGATCTTGTGCCTAATGACAAGGATGCTCAGTTCTTTAAAATTAAACTGTATATCACTAAAAATGATAAGAACCTGAAAAGCTGGACTATGTTTGATAAGTCTGGTAATCAGTACCAATACACAATCAAGAATTTCAAATCTAATATAAGTCCAAAAGATTCTTTCTTTGCTTTCGATACTGCTAAGTATCCTGGTGTAGAAGTTATCGATTTGAGATAA
- a CDS encoding FtsK/SpoIIIE family DNA translocase — MAKNTYKSNTFKESKKKEKGKSAGKKLNFNLKLSFLKDRRFHLTLGFFLLISSLFLLTAFISYLFTGKADQSVVEAIGQTGIIESGREAENWLGSTGAYISHYFIFRWFGLAAFFTPPLLFIIGYKVVFKKQLVSIYSTVVFSLFFTIWLSILLGYLVFSSEGVSEWGFLSGGIGYQLSIVLDGLIGWGTVLLLIFSLIAFIIYFFNVTTILGFKGKIKDGVEEIEKGLTARGDDESIDGYVDDQDNWPDRAEEKSEPVIAKVEKKPEVPVNEVVLEEKPVNRPKPSGKPELELDVTIPERKQVEAEEPQFVVDADNNKENFVDQQENYDPTLDLGSYRYPTLDLLDEFETGQIQVTKDELEQNKDKIIETLVNFKIGISSIKATIGPTVTLYEIVPEAGVKISKIKNLEDDIALSLAALGIRIIAPIPGKGTIGIEVPNKSREMVGIKSVLSTEKFMKSDKELPVALGKTISNEVHVIDLAKMPHILMAGATGQGKSVGLNVLLTSLLYKKHPSQLKFVLVDPKKVELTLFNKIERHFLAMLPNSEEAIITDTKKVVNTLNSLCIEMDNRYNLLKEAGSRNLKEYNAKFISRKLNPEKGHRFLPYIVLVIDELADLMMTAGKEVETPIARLAQLARAIGIHLVVATQRPSVNVITGIIKANFPARLSFRVTSKIDSRTILDTGGADQLIGQGDMLLSQGSDMIRLQCAFVDTPEVENICEFIGAQRGYESAYMLPEFEGDDDTSTVGEVDLKDRDALFDDAARLIVLHQQGSTSLIQRKLKLGYNRAGRLIDQLEAAGIVGPFEGSKAREVLVADEYSLEQLLNDLN, encoded by the coding sequence ATGGCCAAAAACACATATAAATCAAATACATTCAAAGAGTCTAAAAAGAAGGAGAAGGGTAAAAGTGCTGGTAAAAAGCTGAACTTTAATCTAAAGTTGAGCTTTTTAAAAGATAGACGCTTTCACTTAACTCTTGGCTTTTTCCTATTAATCAGTTCGTTATTCTTACTTACTGCTTTCATCTCTTACCTATTCACCGGTAAGGCAGATCAGAGCGTGGTGGAAGCCATTGGCCAGACAGGTATTATAGAGTCTGGTAGAGAAGCTGAGAACTGGCTGGGATCTACTGGAGCTTATATATCACACTATTTTATATTTAGATGGTTCGGCTTAGCCGCTTTCTTCACTCCACCATTATTATTCATTATCGGCTATAAAGTAGTTTTCAAAAAACAACTGGTATCGATCTATTCAACTGTTGTTTTTAGCTTGTTTTTTACCATTTGGTTGAGCATTCTTTTAGGATATCTGGTGTTCAGCTCAGAAGGTGTTTCTGAGTGGGGCTTTCTTAGTGGAGGCATCGGCTACCAACTTTCAATAGTTCTTGATGGGCTTATTGGGTGGGGTACTGTGCTCTTATTGATATTCTCACTGATTGCCTTTATCATCTACTTCTTTAATGTTACTACTATCTTAGGCTTCAAAGGCAAGATAAAAGATGGTGTAGAGGAAATAGAAAAAGGTCTTACAGCCAGAGGTGACGATGAGAGCATAGATGGCTATGTAGATGATCAAGATAACTGGCCTGACAGAGCTGAAGAGAAAAGTGAGCCGGTAATCGCTAAAGTTGAGAAAAAGCCAGAAGTTCCTGTTAATGAGGTGGTGCTGGAGGAAAAGCCTGTAAACAGACCTAAGCCTTCTGGTAAGCCTGAGCTGGAACTTGATGTAACCATACCTGAAAGAAAGCAGGTAGAAGCTGAAGAGCCTCAGTTTGTGGTAGATGCGGATAACAATAAAGAAAATTTCGTTGACCAGCAGGAAAACTATGACCCTACTTTAGATTTAGGTTCATACCGCTACCCTACTTTAGATCTTTTAGATGAATTTGAGACAGGTCAGATTCAGGTAACTAAAGATGAGCTGGAACAAAATAAGGATAAGATCATTGAGACGCTTGTCAACTTTAAAATTGGTATTTCCAGTATTAAAGCTACCATTGGTCCTACAGTAACCTTATATGAAATAGTGCCTGAAGCCGGGGTGAAAATATCTAAGATTAAAAACCTTGAAGATGATATTGCGCTTTCATTGGCTGCTTTAGGAATCAGGATTATAGCTCCGATTCCAGGTAAAGGTACTATTGGTATAGAGGTGCCAAACAAGAGCCGAGAGATGGTGGGCATTAAATCAGTGCTTTCTACTGAGAAGTTCATGAAGAGTGACAAAGAACTTCCTGTGGCACTTGGTAAAACCATTTCTAATGAGGTGCATGTTATAGACCTGGCAAAAATGCCTCACATACTTATGGCAGGGGCTACTGGTCAGGGTAAGTCAGTGGGTCTGAACGTGTTGCTTACTTCGTTACTTTACAAAAAGCACCCATCTCAACTCAAGTTTGTACTGGTGGATCCTAAGAAAGTGGAGCTTACACTTTTTAATAAAATAGAGAGACACTTCCTGGCGATGCTGCCTAATAGTGAGGAGGCCATTATCACTGATACTAAAAAGGTGGTAAATACCCTGAATTCACTGTGTATTGAGATGGATAACCGTTACAACCTGCTAAAAGAGGCAGGTTCAAGGAACTTAAAAGAATACAATGCTAAGTTTATAAGTAGAAAGCTGAATCCTGAAAAGGGGCATAGATTCTTACCATACATTGTGTTAGTAATAGATGAGTTGGCGGATTTAATGATGACAGCTGGTAAGGAGGTAGAAACACCAATTGCCAGATTAGCTCAGCTTGCTCGTGCCATTGGTATTCACTTGGTGGTGGCCACGCAGAGACCTTCGGTAAACGTAATTACCGGTATTATTAAAGCTAACTTCCCTGCTCGTTTATCTTTCAGGGTAACTTCAAAAATAGATTCAAGAACTATTCTGGATACTGGTGGTGCAGATCAGCTTATCGGACAGGGAGATATGTTGCTTTCTCAAGGTTCTGATATGATTCGTCTTCAGTGTGCATTTGTAGATACACCTGAAGTAGAAAATATCTGCGAATTCATCGGTGCGCAAAGAGGATATGAGTCAGCCTACATGCTTCCAGAGTTTGAAGGAGATGACGATACCTCTACAGTAGGTGAGGTTGATCTTAAGGATAGAGATGCTTTATTTGATGATGCCGCAAGATTAATTGTATTGCATCAGCAGGGTAGTACCTCACTTATTCAAAGAAAATTAAAGCTTGGATATAACCGTGCAGGCCGTTTAATTGACCAATTGGAGGCCGCTGGAATAGTTGGACCGTTTGAAGGTAGTAAGGCTAGAGAAGTTTTAGTAGCAGATGAATACAGTTTGGAACAGTTATTGAATGATCTGAACTAG
- a CDS encoding DUF6377 domain-containing protein has protein sequence MLTRTSIILSFLMLLTISARSATPDTLLTELYDVLANQHLYDDQKNSQINEYRDQMDAASSPSERFLIYDALYSQYQSFKYDSAFRYATELIRLGYLLDDDSRIGYGKVKLGFILLSSGMFKETFDTLNTVSGKVLKDSVQREYYSLMARAYYDVSDYDKDNYYSDRYRKFGNAYVDSAMMVSEENSYTYQYLKGLKNLRNRRFDMAQNDLTKLLSDKSVELSLHEYAIVSSTLSYIYLNKQDTLNAVHLLAQASIADIKAATKETAAMLSLSEILFRLGELEDADNLIKKAVADAEFYGAKQRKMQVGAVLPVITAAKLADVESQRRLLIFYASGITILVITVLIFSLIISKQYKKLKSADDIIQKTNADLRRTVNKLQEANKIKDEYIGYYFNINSEYLNKIEKLKKDVDRKLMSKKYDEIKYVINNIHLKTEREKLYYNFDRVFLKLFPDFVEKFNQLFDDESKIQLESNELLNTELRIFALIRLGITDSDKIAGILGYSVNTIYSYKNRVKSKSHIPNEQFEAEIMSFKAE, from the coding sequence ATGCTGACTAGAACATCAATCATATTGTCCTTTCTTATGCTGCTCACCATCAGTGCGCGGAGTGCTACTCCTGACACGCTGCTTACTGAGCTTTATGACGTTCTGGCCAATCAGCATTTGTATGACGATCAGAAAAATAGCCAAATCAATGAATATAGAGATCAAATGGATGCGGCCTCTTCTCCTTCAGAGAGGTTTTTGATTTACGATGCCCTTTATTCTCAATATCAAAGCTTTAAATATGACTCTGCCTTTAGATATGCTACAGAACTAATTCGCTTGGGATATCTGCTAGATGATGATTCCAGAATTGGCTATGGTAAAGTGAAGTTGGGCTTTATTCTGCTTTCTTCTGGTATGTTTAAAGAAACATTCGACACGCTGAACACCGTTTCAGGTAAAGTGCTGAAAGACAGTGTGCAAAGAGAATACTACTCGCTCATGGCCCGCGCTTATTATGATGTGAGTGATTATGATAAAGACAATTATTACAGCGATAGGTACAGAAAGTTTGGTAATGCCTATGTAGATTCTGCAATGATGGTGAGTGAGGAGAATAGCTATACCTATCAATATTTAAAAGGCTTGAAGAACCTGAGGAACAGAAGGTTTGATATGGCCCAAAATGATCTTACCAAACTGCTGTCAGATAAGTCTGTAGAGCTCAGTTTGCATGAATATGCCATTGTAAGCTCAACGCTGAGTTATATTTATTTAAATAAGCAGGATACTCTAAATGCGGTTCATCTTTTGGCTCAGGCAAGTATTGCTGATATAAAGGCTGCAACGAAAGAAACTGCAGCTATGCTTAGTTTGTCGGAAATTCTTTTTCGCTTGGGTGAGCTGGAGGATGCGGATAACCTAATCAAAAAGGCGGTGGCTGACGCCGAATTTTATGGAGCCAAGCAGCGTAAAATGCAGGTGGGGGCGGTCCTCCCGGTTATCACAGCTGCTAAGCTTGCAGATGTAGAGTCACAGCGAAGGCTACTCATTTTCTACGCTAGCGGCATCACTATTCTGGTAATTACGGTTCTAATCTTCTCATTGATAATTTCTAAGCAGTATAAAAAGCTGAAAAGCGCTGATGATATCATTCAAAAGACTAATGCAGATCTGAGGAGAACTGTGAATAAACTGCAGGAGGCAAATAAAATTAAGGATGAATACATTGGGTATTATTTTAACATCAATTCAGAATACCTCAATAAAATAGAAAAGCTGAAAAAAGATGTGGATCGTAAGCTGATGTCTAAGAAATATGATGAGATCAAGTATGTGATCAATAACATTCATCTGAAGACAGAGCGCGAAAAGCTCTACTATAATTTTGACAGAGTTTTCTTGAAACTATTCCCTGACTTTGTTGAGAAGTTTAACCAGTTGTTTGATGATGAAAGCAAAATTCAGTTGGAATCTAATGAGCTGTTAAATACTGAACTAAGAATATTTGCCCTTATCCGATTAGGTATAACTGACAGTGATAAGATAGCAGGTATTTTAGGCTACTCAGTGAATACTATTTATTCTTACAAAAATAGAGTAAAGAGTAAATCCCACATTCCTAACGAGCAGTTTGAGGCTGAGATCATGAGTTTTAAGGCAGAATAA
- a CDS encoding quinone-dependent dihydroorotate dehydrogenase, which produces MYKSLIRPLLFKVDPEKIHHSTFSMLQSLSGIPGMKSTWKNMFNFEDKALEREFFGVKFKNPVGLAAGFDKDAKIVDELACMGFGFIEIGTVTPKPQAGNEKPRLFRLPEDKAIINRMGFNNEGAIAAVERLKKRKSSVVIGGNIGKNKVTPNEKAFEDYEYCFEALYPVVDYFVVNVSSPNTPNLRELQDKEPLTKLLQSVIHLNKKKDKPKPILLKIAPDLTDGQLDDIVSIVKEIHLDGLIATNTTISREGLKTSDATVQAIGAGGLSGMPVRARSTEVLKYLRAQLGANFPIISVGGIMAPEDALEKLSAGASLVQIYTGFIYEGPSLVKRINKAILKAN; this is translated from the coding sequence GTGTACAAATCTTTAATAAGACCTCTTCTATTTAAAGTAGATCCGGAGAAAATTCATCATTCTACCTTCAGCATGTTACAAAGCCTGAGCGGCATACCAGGTATGAAGAGTACCTGGAAAAACATGTTTAATTTTGAAGATAAAGCCTTAGAAAGAGAGTTTTTTGGAGTTAAGTTTAAAAATCCTGTGGGTTTAGCAGCTGGTTTTGATAAAGATGCCAAAATTGTAGATGAGCTGGCATGCATGGGCTTCGGTTTCATTGAAATTGGTACCGTAACACCAAAGCCACAAGCTGGAAATGAAAAACCTCGCTTGTTCAGACTACCTGAAGATAAAGCCATTATCAATAGAATGGGCTTTAACAATGAAGGCGCCATAGCCGCTGTGGAAAGGTTGAAGAAGCGTAAATCTTCAGTAGTTATTGGGGGAAACATCGGTAAAAATAAGGTGACACCTAATGAAAAAGCCTTTGAAGATTATGAATATTGTTTCGAAGCATTATATCCAGTTGTAGATTACTTTGTTGTAAATGTGAGCTCTCCAAATACACCTAACTTAAGGGAATTGCAGGATAAAGAACCATTGACTAAACTTTTGCAATCAGTTATTCATTTAAATAAAAAGAAAGATAAGCCTAAGCCTATTCTTCTAAAAATAGCGCCGGACTTAACTGATGGTCAGCTAGATGATATAGTGAGTATTGTAAAAGAAATACATTTAGATGGTCTTATTGCTACTAACACTACCATTTCACGAGAAGGTCTGAAAACCAGTGATGCTACCGTGCAGGCTATTGGTGCAGGAGGGCTGAGTGGTATGCCTGTAAGAGCGAGATCTACTGAGGTATTGAAATATTTAAGGGCACAGCTTGGTGCTAATTTCCCAATCATATCTGTGGGTGGAATTATGGCACCGGAAGATGCGCTTGAAAAATTAAGTGCAGGTGCTTCTTTAGTGCAGATATATACAGGTTTTATCTACGAAGGTCCTAGTCTGGTAAAAAGAATTAATAAGGCCATCTTAAAGGCTAATTAA
- a CDS encoding aminotransferase class V-fold PLP-dependent enzyme codes for MISFYPGPSRVDEHIPAYVQEAYDRGILSINHRSDAFMKICAKTTGLLKERLNIPDNYTIFFTSSATECWEIIAQSVIETNSYHFYSGAFGEKWFEYTQKINPYAIGYQFDQELELKTGELDLSSETGLICITQNETSNGTQITNNRILKLRKKYPNHLIAVDATSSMAGVSLHFENADIWYASVQKCFGLPAGLGIMVCSPNALKKANDLGESNHYNSLTFMIEKMKDYQTSYTPNVMGIYLLMKVLDQRGPIQKVDKKLKKRFEAYSEIINSSKGHCKWLIENENVRSNTVLVVKGTPERIQKIKEKALQEGIVLGNGYGENKIDTFRIANFPAIKKDEVKVLKKFLKKHL; via the coding sequence ATGATCAGTTTCTACCCTGGGCCTTCCCGTGTAGATGAACATATACCGGCTTACGTGCAAGAGGCGTATGACAGAGGCATATTGAGCATTAACCACCGCAGTGACGCTTTCATGAAGATCTGTGCTAAAACCACGGGTTTATTAAAAGAGAGGCTGAATATTCCTGATAATTACACTATTTTCTTCACCTCATCAGCTACTGAGTGCTGGGAGATTATAGCTCAGTCAGTAATAGAAACTAACAGCTATCATTTCTACAGTGGTGCCTTTGGCGAAAAATGGTTTGAGTATACTCAGAAAATAAATCCATATGCCATTGGTTATCAGTTTGATCAGGAGCTGGAGCTAAAAACCGGGGAGCTGGACTTGAGCTCTGAAACAGGTCTTATCTGTATCACGCAAAACGAGACTTCAAATGGTACGCAGATCACTAACAATAGAATACTAAAGCTTAGAAAAAAATACCCTAACCACCTGATAGCTGTGGATGCTACCTCAAGTATGGCGGGTGTTTCTTTGCACTTTGAAAACGCAGATATTTGGTATGCCTCAGTACAGAAGTGTTTTGGTTTACCGGCAGGTCTGGGCATTATGGTATGTTCGCCAAATGCCTTGAAGAAGGCTAATGATTTGGGAGAGTCTAACCACTACAATAGCCTTACCTTCATGATAGAGAAAATGAAGGATTACCAAACTTCATACACTCCTAACGTGATGGGCATCTACCTGCTAATGAAAGTGTTAGATCAAAGAGGCCCGATTCAGAAGGTGGATAAAAAGCTGAAAAAGAGATTTGAAGCCTATTCTGAGATCATTAATAGTAGTAAAGGTCATTGTAAATGGCTCATTGAAAACGAAAATGTGAGATCCAACACGGTTTTAGTAGTTAAAGGAACTCCTGAACGCATTCAAAAAATAAAAGAGAAGGCATTACAAGAAGGCATTGTTCTTGGCAATGGGTATGGCGAAAACAAAATTGACACCTTCCGTATAGCTAACTTTCCAGCAATTAAGAAAGATGAAGTGAAGGTGCTTAAGAAATTCTTAAAGAAGCACCTTTAA
- a CDS encoding DUF4407 domain-containing protein → MNKLKIFFWHCSGVNRTLLEKCPTDSTKYVGIGATIFFTGLFAALAGGYGLFTITANVWWSILFGLIWGMMIFNLDRYIVSSMRKQGKPLKEFALATPRIILALLISLVIAKPLEMKIFENEIKGELSVMEQELYARQEGQVQSRYAAQRKQITAEIEKLKGEILAKENRRNELRKIAQQEADGTGGTGKRNPGPIYKIKKADADRVEQELEQLRSASNALIQAKTNELAQLDATMGTDITALDQSKLDGPAARMEALDRLTSRSNAIYMANLFIILLFIAIETAPIFVKLISNKGPYDHLLQIEEHGFNVQRIEVMAEVNSKVKERAAKHAETEREYVNNRLDISLNNN, encoded by the coding sequence ATGAATAAGCTTAAGATATTTTTCTGGCATTGCTCTGGAGTAAATAGAACTTTACTCGAAAAATGCCCTACCGACAGCACCAAGTATGTGGGTATAGGAGCAACTATCTTTTTCACGGGCTTATTCGCTGCCCTGGCAGGAGGCTATGGGCTCTTCACTATTACCGCTAATGTCTGGTGGTCTATATTATTCGGACTTATATGGGGAATGATGATCTTCAATCTGGATAGGTACATTGTCTCCAGCATGCGAAAGCAGGGTAAGCCGTTGAAGGAGTTTGCATTGGCTACACCAAGGATTATTTTGGCTCTTCTTATTTCTTTGGTCATCGCTAAGCCACTGGAGATGAAAATCTTTGAAAATGAGATTAAAGGCGAGCTTAGTGTAATGGAGCAGGAGCTGTATGCACGCCAGGAAGGTCAGGTGCAGTCAAGATATGCGGCGCAGAGAAAACAGATCACGGCGGAAATAGAGAAGCTCAAAGGGGAGATTCTGGCTAAGGAAAACCGAAGAAATGAACTGAGGAAAATAGCTCAGCAGGAGGCTGATGGTACAGGCGGTACTGGTAAGCGAAACCCCGGGCCTATTTATAAAATCAAAAAGGCAGATGCAGATAGAGTAGAGCAAGAGTTAGAGCAGTTGAGGAGTGCTAGTAATGCTTTGATACAGGCGAAAACAAACGAGCTGGCTCAGCTGGATGCTACTATGGGTACAGACATAACTGCTTTGGATCAAAGTAAGCTAGATGGTCCTGCGGCCAGAATGGAAGCTCTAGACAGACTTACCAGCCGTAGTAATGCTATTTATATGGCCAATCTATTCATTATATTGTTATTTATAGCCATAGAAACGGCACCTATATTTGTGAAACTGATTTCTAATAAGGGGCCTTATGATCATTTGCTTCAAATTGAAGAGCATGGATTCAACGTGCAACGAATAGAAGTAATGGCAGAGGTGAACAGTAAGGTAAAAGAGAGGGCTGCTAAACATGCTGAAACAGAGCGCGAATATGTAAATAATCGCTTAGATATCAGTTTGAATAATAATTAG
- the xerD gene encoding site-specific tyrosine recombinase XerD: MNWDTAIQHFKNYIRLERSLSANSVEAYIHDIVKLKQFVELSNWKVLPSDISTSHLQSFLEYINGLGMTPHSQARILSGIKAFYKYLMYEDIIEKDPTALIEGPKLGRKLPDTLSYHEIEQLLSAIDHSTPEGQRNRAMLEVLYSSGLRVSELIDLRLTNIYEDIGFLRIVGKGNKERLVPVGRDALKYLNIYISEVRCHLNIADGHENYAFLNRRGKKLTRVMIFTIIKRLAEQIGMTKNISPHTFRHSFATHLIEGGADLRAVQEMLGHESITTTEIYTHLDRDYLKQVIQEFHPRS, from the coding sequence ATGAATTGGGATACCGCCATACAGCATTTTAAGAACTACATCAGGCTTGAGCGTTCATTGTCTGCTAACTCGGTAGAAGCCTATATTCACGATATCGTAAAGCTAAAACAGTTTGTGGAATTGTCCAATTGGAAGGTGTTACCATCTGACATTTCTACCTCTCATTTACAAAGCTTTTTAGAATATATCAATGGATTGGGTATGACACCACATTCCCAGGCCAGAATACTTTCAGGAATAAAAGCATTCTACAAATACCTGATGTATGAAGATATAATAGAAAAAGATCCCACCGCTTTAATAGAGGGGCCAAAACTAGGACGAAAGTTGCCTGATACGCTGAGCTACCATGAGATAGAACAGCTGTTAAGCGCCATTGATCATTCTACTCCGGAGGGTCAGAGGAACAGGGCCATGCTGGAAGTGCTTTATAGTTCAGGATTAAGGGTTTCAGAGCTAATAGATCTTCGTCTTACCAATATTTATGAAGACATAGGATTTTTAAGAATTGTTGGTAAGGGAAATAAAGAGAGATTAGTACCGGTAGGTAGAGATGCCTTGAAATATTTGAATATCTATATCAGCGAGGTGAGGTGTCATCTAAATATTGCTGATGGTCATGAGAATTATGCCTTTTTAAATAGAAGAGGAAAGAAGCTTACCAGAGTGATGATCTTCACCATCATTAAACGTTTGGCCGAGCAGATCGGGATGACCAAAAATATCAGTCCTCATACCTTTAGGCACTCTTTTGCCACTCATTTAATAGAAGGTGGTGCAGACCTAAGGGCGGTGCAAGAAATGCTGGGGCATGAATCGATCACTACCACCGAGATTTATACACATCTGGATCGAGATTATCTGAAACAAGTTATCCAGGAATTTCACCCGAGAAGCTAG
- a CDS encoding sialidase family protein has protein sequence MKRFFISILISIPCISVAQFKNVELPASDGEVSSGVAISQKETSNIIISSSSGKMYFTEDGGTSWSSSSLGKAGNSSTVAADKKGDFYAISQDGEQLTTYKAKAPGQEWAEEGAQNFAGITDFCFVSHLDKGDLGLTVLQGKKDSECTTSVKYYDGNGKKWSDPLEVTSVKGECAEVESSIKGSSLAYGTEDQVYAVWLKNGGKIWLDRSYDKGKTWLRNDISATDQVGGSDLKIDGVSNWTNTPVLKVDRSITQYRGSLYMAWTDMRGGADNADVYFISTRNKGDYWSVPVIVNTDQSGKHQFMPAVASDATTGVIYVLFYDRRNSDDTTTDVYIGYSIDGGNSFTNKKVSEKPIDMSNDQSFGLDLAAHEGVIVATWTGISDGKTKIMASVMTQQELVPEIKTDSGKKKKK, from the coding sequence ATGAAGCGATTCTTTATTAGCATTCTCATTTCCATTCCATGCATATCAGTAGCACAGTTTAAAAATGTGGAATTGCCAGCCTCAGATGGCGAAGTAAGTTCTGGTGTGGCGATAAGTCAGAAAGAGACATCTAATATTATAATATCCTCATCAAGTGGTAAAATGTATTTTACTGAAGATGGTGGCACAAGTTGGTCAAGTTCTTCATTGGGGAAAGCAGGTAATTCCTCTACTGTAGCCGCTGATAAAAAAGGTGATTTTTATGCGATATCGCAGGATGGCGAACAGCTAACGACATACAAAGCAAAAGCTCCAGGGCAGGAATGGGCGGAGGAAGGAGCCCAGAATTTTGCAGGAATAACTGATTTCTGCTTCGTAAGCCATCTGGATAAAGGTGATTTAGGACTTACAGTGCTTCAAGGGAAGAAGGATAGTGAATGCACAACATCCGTTAAATATTATGATGGTAATGGTAAAAAATGGTCAGATCCATTGGAGGTGACTTCTGTGAAGGGTGAATGTGCAGAAGTAGAGAGCTCTATCAAAGGGAGTAGTCTTGCGTATGGTACTGAAGATCAAGTATATGCTGTGTGGTTGAAAAACGGAGGAAAGATATGGTTGGATCGATCTTATGATAAAGGAAAGACCTGGTTAAGAAATGATATCTCAGCCACCGATCAGGTAGGTGGTAGCGATTTGAAAATAGATGGTGTGAGTAACTGGACGAATACTCCGGTACTGAAAGTTGATAGAAGTATTACACAATACCGAGGTTCCCTTTATATGGCATGGACAGATATGAGAGGTGGAGCGGATAATGCAGATGTCTATTTCATATCTACCAGAAACAAAGGTGATTATTGGAGTGTACCTGTAATTGTTAATACAGACCAGTCTGGTAAGCATCAATTTATGCCGGCAGTGGCTTCAGATGCTACAACAGGAGTTATCTATGTCCTTTTCTATGATAGAAGGAATTCTGATGACACTACAACTGATGTATATATTGGTTATTCTATAGATGGTGGAAATAGCTTCACTAACAAAAAAGTTAGTGAGAAACCCATTGATATGAGCAATGACCAATCTTTTGGTCTTGATTTAGCCGCTCATGAGGGCGTAATCGTAGCCACATGGACGGGCATTTCTGATGGTAAGACTAAAATCATGGCCTCTGTAATGACACAGCAGGAATTAGTGCCTGAGATAAAAACAGACTCAGGCAAGAAAAAGAAGAAATAA